One segment of Primulina tabacum isolate GXHZ01 chromosome 14, ASM2559414v2, whole genome shotgun sequence DNA contains the following:
- the LOC142523651 gene encoding uncharacterized protein LOC142523651, protein MAGHARYELTSASPDSSFSGNYQNGQRSYSGSTLDRSSSFREGAESRMFGFGKATPRGTATSSDMPTLSQCLLLDPVVMGDKKYSNSLELRRVLGFSVGNSSEDNSFGATYPKNLSPLAVEELKRLRTSVADSCVKASGRAKRLDEHLNKLHKYFDATTSKKQQRPELMTNERSSCSTLKIGSQMHRNSSELGTQKLDDRPKNVVLNKRMRSSVTETRAESRNNGVPRSSLVAKERELVKYNNADPDMAEEKIRRLPTSGEGWEKRMKRKRSVGTVFSRSIDSDGEVKRPMHHKLTSDSSLQASDSNIGFRSGASGGSKKVNSTSPTGSNARVTIKNDQEKSAFSKDFSIAQNKERAFGKGNLKLNNREDNTTNCPSPIVKGKASRAPRSSSMISANSASNIPRVPGTLESWEQPQGLSKAPSVAGVHNRKRAMPAGSSSPPITQWGGQRPNKISRTRRTNLMPVNHDEVQIPFEACSPPSFGPRLGTAATNASLLSKSVSNGNQNSKAKPESVPSPSRLSDSEESGAVENRNKERGVGNGGMEEKAANAGVNVMPSVIPMEKIQNIVKKEIGDVVRRQELSGRVSPFSRDSISPLREKVDNVMPVKPLRNVRSGSDKNGSKSGRRLKKLADRRGFPRFGHLANGGSPDCSGESEDDHEDLLEAANSAYNSSLNACSSEFWKTVEPLFASMSEEEKSYLILQVKLAEVSCGYLSQNCCHDNNLPVKVDRFGQEEIYESDVFSCERNRHMKNENALKDSLDKEEFVQQFQNSSLFQCPSAPKEYEISTPFYQRVLSALIVEVDIEESEETGFGRPRSSVNDTCLFIGNESKHMDMLELCEPILGSQTQKNGNQLTVFPCNGNTDFNSHPCAKDHLCNGELFQRDGGYLHSEIEVSVRFTRGDYVTQKFPANNCNVSPIGCAYEQMSIDEKIVRELQSIGLLESIPDLDDKEDEPINQDIVQLERGLREKNGKKKMSLDKICKVVQEAKNDGRCEPEQVAMDKLIELSYKKLLATKGSFASKHGITKVSKQYALAFVKRSLARCRMFEDSGASCFSEPPLREIIHATPPRFNETEPLSNLGVAKDGISSDAFATLTRQSDQSFAKKGPISNRGKKKEVLLDDVGGAAFRVTPALGSLGGVKGKRSDRDRDRDTSTRNTITNAGRSSMASSKGDRKTKSKPKQKTAQLCTSGNGFVNKLTDATNPISTSASGSGDSANDIGNRKRDIRFKSTGNVPLNSSKETKVSVEARNLPLNDMEDLGMDSEVGVPQDFNSWFSFEVEAGQEHDFIGLPTPMDELADIF, encoded by the exons ATGGCTGGACATGCTAGATATGAATTGACATCAGCAAGCCCCGACTCCAGTTTTTCAGGGAACTACCAAAATGGTCAGAGAAGTTACTCGGGTTCCACTCTGGATAGGTCTTCAAGCTTCAGGGAAGGTGCAGAGAGTAGGATGTTTGGTTTTGGGAAGGCAACTCCTAGAGGGACTGCTACCTCATCAGACATGCCTACACTATCTCAATGCCTGTTGTTGGATCCAGTTGTCATGGGagataaaaaatattcaaattctCTTGAGTTAAGAAGGGTTCTTGGTTTTTCTGTTGGGAACAGTTCCGAAGACAATTCTTTTGGTGCTACTTATCCGAAGAATTTATCTCCATTGGCTGTGGAGGAATTAAAACGACTGAGAACAAGTGTTGCAGACTCATGTGTTAAAGCCAG TGGTAGAGCAAAGAGGTTGGATGAGCATCTGAACAAATTACACAAATATTTTGATGCTACGACCTCTAAGAAGCAGCAGCGGCCTGAACTGATGACAAATGAACGATCAAGTTGTTCGACTTTGAAGATTGGATCCCAGATGCATCGAAATTCGTCAGAACTTGGAACTCAGAAATTAGATGATCGGCCTAAGAATGTTGTTCTTAATAAGCGCATGCGCTCATCAGTTACAGAAACCCGG GCTGAATCCCGAAATAATGGAGTACCACGATCATCTTTGGTGGCAAAAGAAAGAGAGCTTGTTAAATATAATAATGCAGATCCTGATATGGCTGAAGAAAAAATAAGGAGATTGCCTACTAGTGGAGAAGGCTGGGAGAAAAGAATGAAAAGGAAACGTTCAGTTGGTACTGTATTTTCGAGATCCATTGACAGTGATGGGGAAGTGAAACGACCAATGCATCATAAGCTTACAAGTGACTCTAGTCTGCAGGCCTCTGATTCTAATATCGGTTTCAG GTCTGGGGCATCTGGTGGCAGTAAGAAAGTGAATTCTACATCTCCTACTGGCTCAAATGCACGGGTGACAATTAAAAACGATCAAGAGAAATCTGCATTCTCAAAGGATTTTTCTATTGCACAAAATAAGGAGCGAGCCTTTGGAAAAGGAAATTTAAA GTTGAATAATCGTGAGGACAACACCACTAATTGCCCCAGTCCAATAGTTAAAGGAAAGGCTTCTAGGGCGCCACGAAGTAGCTCCATGATTTCAGCCAACTCTGCTTCTAACATACCTCGTGTTCCTGGAACTTTGGAGAGTTGGGAACAACCCCAGGGTTTAAGCAAGGCCCCTTCAGTTGCTGGGGTTCACAATCGCAAGCGTGCTATGCCTGCAGGATCATCTTCTCCACCTATTACTCAATGGGGTGGTCAGAGACCAAATAAGATTTCTCGAACTAGGAGGACAAATCTTATGCCTGTGAACCATGATGAAGTACAGATACCGTTTGAAGCATGTTCTCCTCCAAGTTTTGGTCCTCGTTTAGGCACTGCAGCAACCAATGCTTCTCTTCTCTCCAAGAGTGTGTCAAATGGAAATCAAAATTCTAAAGCTAAACCTGAAAGTGTTCCGTCCCCTTCCAGATTGTCTGACAGTGAAGAATCTGGTGCTGTTGAAAACAGAAATAAAGAGAGAGGTGTTGGAAATGGAGGCATGGAGGAAAAGGCTGCTAATGCTGGTGTGAATGTGATGCCTTCTGTAATTCCTATGGAAAAGATCCAAAACATTGTCAAAAAAGAAATTGGTGATGTTGTGCGGAGGCAAGAGCTTAGTGGAAGGGTCTCACCTTTTTCTAGGGATAGCATTTCACCCCTGAGAGAGAAGGTGGATAATGTGATGCCAGTCAAGCCTCTGCGTAATGTGAGGTCTGGTTCTGACAAGAATGGAAG CAAGTCAGGTCGTCGTTTGAAGAAGCTCGCAGATCGCAGAGGTTTCCCTCGTTTTGGCCATTTAGCAAATGGGGGCTCACCTGATTGTAGTG GGGAATCTGAGGATGACCATGAGGACCTCTTAGAAGCTGCAAATTCGGCTTACAATTCTAGCT TGAATGCATGTTCGAGCGAATTCTGGAAGACTGTTGAGCCATTGTTTGCTTCTATGAGCGAAGAGGAAAAATCCTACTTAATACTGCAG GTGAAACTGGCTGAAGTGTCATGTGGATATCTGTCTCAAAACTGTTGTCATGACAATAATCTTCCTGTGAAAGTG GATCGCTTTGGTCAAGAAGAGATTTATGAATCTGATGTCTTCTCTTGCGAAAGAAATAGACACATGAAGAATGAAAATGCGTTGAAGGACTCATTGGATAAGGAAGAATTTGTACAACAATTTCAGAATTCTTCTCTATTTCAGTGTCCAAGTGCgccgaaagaatatgagatttCTACTCCATTTTATCAAAGGGTTCTATCAGCTTTAATTGTGGAAGTTGATATTGAAGAATCTGAAGAAACTGGATTTGGAAGACCAAGGAGTTCAGTTAATGATACCTGTCTCTTCATTGGCAACGAAAGTAAACATATGGATATGCTCGAATTATGTGAGCCAATACTTGGTTCTCAAACTCAGAAAAATGGGAATCAACTAACTGTATTTCCCTGCAACGGAAATACAGATTTCAATAGTCACCCTTGTGCTAAAGATCATCTTTGTAATGGTGAGCTGTTTCAAAGGGATGGTGGATATTTGCATTCAGAGATTGAAGTGTCCGTTAGATTTACGAGGGGTGATTATGTCACACAAAAATTTCCTGCAAATAATTGTAATGTTTCTCCCATTGGTTGTGCATACGAGCAGATGTCCATTGATGAAAAGATTGTACGAGAATTGCAGAGCATCGGCCTCCTGGAATCCATT CCTGACTTAGACGATAAAGAAGACGAGCCAATTAACCAGGATATTGTTCAGTTAGAGAGGGGACTTCGTGAAAAG AATGGAAAGAAGAAGATGTCCTTGGATAAAATATGCAAGGTAGTTCAAGAAGCCAAGAATGATGGAAGATG TGAACCTGAGCAGGTTGCTATGGACAAACTTATTGAGTTGTCATACAAGAAACTTTTG GCTACCAAAGGAAGCTTTGCTTCTAAACATGGGATTACCAAAGTGTCGAAACAATATGCTTTAGCTTTTGTCAAGAGGTCCCTTGCAAGATGTCGGATGTTTGAAGATTCGGGCGCTAGCTGTTTTTCCGAGCCTCCATTACGAGAAATTATCCATGCTACTCCACCTCGGTTCAATGAAACAGAGCCCCTTTCTAACCTGGGAGTTGCTAAGG ATGGTATTTCATCCGATGCATTTGCAACTTTGACTCGTCAATCTGATCAGTCATTTGCTAAAAAAGGGCCCATATCAAATAGAGGGAAGAAAAAAGAAGTATTGCTTGATGATGTTGGGGGCGCTGCCTTTAGAGTCACGCCTGCTCTTGGCAGTTTGGGTGGTGTGAAGGGTAAGAGAAGTGATAGGGACAGAGATAGAGACACTTCAACCAGAAACACCATCACCAATGCTGGGAGGTCATCTATGGCCAGCTCTAAAGGTGACCGGAAAACAAAATCAAAGCCCAAGCAGAAAACGGCTCAACTTTGTACATCAGGAAATGGGTTTGTCAATAAACTCACAGACGCCACAAATCCGATCAGTACCTCAGCCAGCGGTTCTGGTGACTCAGCCAACGATATTGGGAACAGGAAACGAGACATTAGATTTAAATCGACAGGTAATGTCCCCCTAAATTCATCAAAAGAAACAAAAGTATCAGTGGAAGCCAGAAACTTGCCATTGAATGATATGGAGGATCTAGGCATGGATTCTGAGGTTGGTGTGCCACAGGATTTCAATTCTTGGTTCAGTTTCGAAGTGGAAGCGGGCCAAGAACATGATTTCATTGGTCTTCCGACCCCTATGGATGAGCTTGcagatatattttga
- the LOC142525616 gene encoding uncharacterized protein LOC142525616 translates to MGVGISFLIGLKAATLFIFFASLRNLGFTLLTIPILYASLVSLLVAIASHPSVNLPMLLGKGSDGKFPIWSLVMFSPYLYFVRAFTAVRRFTSREDPYSKISEGLYVGGWPYSLDKLPPGNPAIIDCTCELPRKMEVSGHAYFCIPTWDTRAPRPGEIESGVKWARRKIAQKTPIFVHCAYGHGRSVAVMCALLVALGLAEDWKSAEKLIREKRPYIRMNALHREALEEWSKHRLSPLKKNG, encoded by the exons ATGGGTGTTGGTATATCTTTCCTCATAGGCCTAAAGGCAGCAACTTTATTCATTTTCTTTGCTTCTCTTAGAAATCTTGGCTTCACTTTGCTTACAATACCAATTTTGTATGCATCTTTGGTATCATTATTGGTTGCAATTGCTTCCCATCCTTCCGTAAATCTGCCGATGCTTCTGGGAAAAGGTTCAGATGGGAAGTTTCCAATTTGGTCTTTGGTTATGTTCAGTCCTTACTTATATTTCGTGAGAGCATTTACGGCTGTAAGAAGATTTACTAGTAGAGAGGATCCGTACAGTAAGATCAGTGAAGGTTTGTATGTAGGAGGTTGGCCTTATTCGCTAGATAAGTTGCCACCCGGTAATCCGGCTATAATCGATTGCACCTGTGAATTGCCTAGGAAAATGGAGGTATCAGGGCATGCATATTTTTGCATTCCTACATGGGATACTCGGGCTCCTCGGCCGGGTGAGATTGAGTCTGGGGTGAAATGGGCTCGTCGAAAGATTGCTCAGAAAACTCCTATTTTTGTTCATTGCGCATATG GACATGGACGAAGCGTTGCAGTAATGTGTGCTCTTTTGGTGGCTCTTGGCCTCGCAGAAGATTGGAAAAGTGCTGAAAAATTAATTCGTGAAAAAAGGCCTTACATTCGTATGAATGCTCTTCACCGTGAAGCCTTGGAAGAATGGTCAAAGCATAGGTTGTCGCCATTGAAAAAAAATGGGTAG